One window from the genome of Leptospira johnsonii encodes:
- a CDS encoding PaaI family thioesterase, giving the protein MKSTVRENLSFGSSPDNPDGLQLKITFDEDTKTAYGDYTVPEKFQGSPDVIHPGIIATILDEIMAKINEAMNFKTTTGELTIRFLQPAQVNQPLHLRGWFVKKNKKVIENRAEIENEIGKIVARGKGKYIELDS; this is encoded by the coding sequence ATGAAATCAACGGTTCGGGAAAACCTGAGCTTCGGGTCTAGTCCTGATAATCCGGACGGTCTTCAGTTAAAGATCACCTTTGATGAGGACACTAAAACCGCTTACGGTGACTACACGGTTCCTGAAAAGTTCCAAGGGTCCCCAGACGTGATCCATCCCGGAATCATCGCCACTATTTTGGACGAAATCATGGCCAAAATCAATGAGGCGATGAATTTTAAAACGACAACTGGCGAGTTGACGATCCGTTTCTTACAACCTGCTCAAGTAAATCAACCTCTGCATTTACGTGGCTGGTTCGTTAAAAAGAACAAAAAAGTGATCGAAAACAGAGCCGAAATAGAGAACGAGATCGGTAAGATTGTTGCCCGCGGTAAGGGTAAATACATCGAACTCGATTCCTGA
- a CDS encoding multiheme c-type cytochrome, with protein MRRIGPSFFFAALFAAAFFLIFCKEEGFHQRHWVFPLESQGSLTVDPNPASCGSCHLQQFGSWKSTLHSRAVGPGFLWQLPRIGKHGSENCMNCHSPNPETKNILLSRLGWEEVSDSSWKPGSENNGVQCASCHLRKGKVYGPFPKDGNKDRIFQNSNVPHQGFIPQKEFEESEFCKTCHQSPETAKQVNGKFLMDTYGQWRRSEFAKSNVQCQNCHMPDRKHEWKGISDPEMVKHGVQTSLQVIPKEEGAEIISELKNSGVGHLFPSYSVPKIYLEVWAESITGERKKISERTLGWMLDLELQKEIFDTRLSPGESTLLRTSVSKEEFSRLGKVEFVVVVDPKEYYKRMFQDNWNYRDTFREDTKPWVLPNLKKALEEANAAKYELVRLEWKK; from the coding sequence TTGCGGAGGATAGGCCCCTCATTCTTCTTTGCTGCACTTTTTGCGGCGGCCTTCTTCTTAATATTTTGTAAAGAAGAAGGGTTTCACCAAAGGCATTGGGTATTCCCCCTCGAATCCCAAGGCTCGCTTACAGTAGATCCGAATCCGGCCTCTTGCGGGAGCTGCCATTTACAACAGTTCGGTTCCTGGAAGTCGACTCTTCACTCCCGGGCCGTTGGCCCGGGCTTTCTTTGGCAATTACCTCGGATCGGAAAACATGGATCCGAAAATTGTATGAACTGCCATAGCCCGAATCCGGAAACCAAAAATATATTACTCTCTCGTTTAGGTTGGGAAGAAGTTTCCGACTCTAGTTGGAAACCGGGCAGTGAGAACAACGGAGTCCAATGCGCAAGTTGTCATCTCCGAAAGGGAAAAGTATACGGGCCATTCCCAAAAGACGGGAACAAAGACAGAATATTCCAAAATTCGAATGTTCCTCACCAAGGTTTTATCCCTCAGAAAGAATTCGAAGAATCTGAATTTTGTAAAACCTGCCATCAATCTCCCGAAACTGCAAAACAGGTAAACGGAAAGTTCCTGATGGACACTTATGGGCAATGGAGAAGATCCGAATTCGCAAAATCAAATGTGCAATGCCAGAACTGTCATATGCCTGATAGAAAACACGAATGGAAAGGTATCTCAGATCCGGAAATGGTAAAACATGGAGTCCAAACTTCTTTACAGGTTATACCAAAAGAAGAGGGAGCGGAAATTATCTCCGAACTGAAAAACTCAGGAGTAGGGCATTTATTTCCCAGTTATTCCGTTCCAAAAATATACTTAGAAGTTTGGGCGGAGTCCATTACTGGAGAAAGAAAAAAGATCTCAGAAAGAACTCTAGGTTGGATGCTTGATCTTGAATTACAGAAAGAAATTTTCGATACAAGACTTTCTCCCGGAGAATCTACTCTTTTGCGCACCAGCGTATCCAAAGAGGAATTTTCCAGACTTGGAAAGGTAGAGTTCGTCGTTGTAGTAGATCCCAAAGAATATTATAAAAGAATGTTTCAGGACAATTGGAACTACAGAGACACTTTCCGAGAAGATACAAAACCTTGGGTTTTGCCGAATTTGAAAAAAGCGTTAGAAGAAGCGAACGCAGCAAAATATGAATTGGTTCGTTTGGAATGGAAAAAATAA
- a CDS encoding sulfurtransferase — protein MLNFNIRKLGILSILISVFASCDAPEYITPYQKLALVQPVQVFETSQLLSVSSDDYNSNTFGLITASTLESWRSNWAANHPSAISGRLIIFQISGGALSGSYVRPETGVRVYGITASSTDYTFFGQTRFNGLIDTETIVPEGKNIDAFLKRFGVNPAADLIVLAQDIPSDGNLMLTLRSWYTLYYWGVEKTHLAVLNGAVSTKIGASQLTGGSSYTVPTTSGAGTVGALYRDHTILQATLADVFNAVQGITSPTFEGSTPAPAGGSFIMDARSSTEYDGTGSTVGPSNLTCADTPSCYTPFEGHVKGAKNLPFANFINANKEFLAKSDLQNLLSTNGYSEGQTIIAYCRTNVRSSITGFATLAILGYPTRFYDGSWVEWGSLAYDSNGVWSNISAVSAWRTDRSSVTEAITYNVGKSGIDASNISNLGTYFTPERSFAKGTNDIIDQDKKYLSGSASSGGGGGGGGSGGGGGGNPCGG, from the coding sequence ATGTTAAATTTTAATATTAGAAAATTAGGAATTCTTTCTATACTAATTTCGGTTTTCGCTTCTTGCGATGCGCCGGAATATATCACTCCGTATCAGAAGCTTGCTTTGGTGCAGCCAGTGCAGGTGTTCGAGACTTCACAACTTTTGTCGGTATCCAGCGATGATTATAATAGCAATACCTTTGGACTGATCACTGCATCCACTTTGGAATCTTGGAGATCGAATTGGGCAGCGAATCATCCCTCTGCGATCAGTGGGAGATTGATCATCTTTCAGATAAGTGGAGGAGCGCTTTCCGGTTCTTATGTAAGACCTGAGACAGGGGTAAGAGTGTATGGGATCACTGCAAGTTCTACCGATTATACTTTTTTCGGACAGACTAGGTTTAACGGGCTGATCGATACCGAGACCATCGTTCCGGAAGGAAAGAATATAGACGCGTTCTTGAAACGTTTTGGTGTGAATCCCGCAGCCGATTTGATCGTGCTTGCACAAGATATTCCTTCCGACGGAAACCTGATGCTTACGTTACGCTCTTGGTATACATTATATTATTGGGGAGTGGAAAAAACTCATCTTGCAGTTTTGAACGGAGCAGTTTCCACAAAGATAGGAGCTTCTCAACTTACTGGTGGGTCTTCCTACACTGTTCCTACAACTAGTGGAGCAGGTACTGTGGGAGCTTTATACAGAGATCATACCATCTTGCAGGCTACATTGGCGGACGTTTTTAATGCGGTCCAAGGTATCACGAGCCCAACTTTTGAAGGTTCTACTCCGGCGCCTGCAGGAGGAAGTTTCATTATGGATGCTAGGTCGTCTACGGAATATGACGGAACTGGAAGCACAGTGGGGCCTTCCAATCTTACCTGCGCGGACACTCCTAGTTGTTATACACCTTTCGAAGGACATGTGAAAGGAGCAAAAAATCTTCCGTTTGCGAACTTTATAAATGCGAACAAGGAGTTCCTCGCAAAATCGGATCTTCAAAATCTTCTCTCTACGAACGGATATTCGGAAGGACAGACGATCATCGCGTATTGCAGAACTAACGTAAGATCTTCCATCACTGGATTTGCTACTCTTGCGATCCTTGGATACCCTACCAGATTTTATGACGGTTCTTGGGTAGAATGGGGATCTCTTGCTTATGATTCCAACGGGGTTTGGTCCAATATAAGTGCGGTATCTGCTTGGAGAACGGATCGTTCTTCCGTAACTGAAGCAATTACGTATAACGTAGGAAAATCTGGAATAGACGCATCCAATATTTCTAATTTAGGAACTTATTTCACACCGGAACGCAGCTTTGCGAAAGGTACGAACGATATCATAGACCAGGATAAAAAATATCTTTCAGGCTCTGCTTCTTCCGGTGGCGGGGGAGGTGGTGGCGGTTCAGGAGGAGGTGGAGGAGGAAATCCTTGCGGAGGATAG